TGAGACATTTGGAGGGATAAATCTTGAACTTCGCCTGGTGATAACTGAGGACTCCATTGATGATGAACTAGGGAAGTGGGAGGTGGAAAACTTGAAATTCTCTGTTAAGCAACCGGTAATATAGTCTTAACTTTACAAGCATATCCATGCTGCCTCTTGTTTTAGGAAGGTCTTGTATTATGGTGATTTTTACCCTGCAGATTGAGGCAGTTGTTACCAAGGATGAGTTGCAACACCTTGCTTTTTTGTGCAAGTCTGAAGTTGACTCTATGGGTCGAATAACTGCTGGAATTTTGCGGTTACTGAAGCTGGAAGGTTCTATTGGCCAGGCAGCAATGGATCAACTAAGTAACCTTGGTATGTTAAACATATTGTTAAGACTTCATTTTTTGCAACTAGAATAAATTCTTATTATTCTCGACGTCTTGGACTGGAATGCTGAACGCTATGGGCATATAACACCTTGAAGGCTCATGGTTTTTTTGTAAGCAAACTGCAAATTGGTACAAGATAGAGGTTATTAGAATCAGGATTCTATATTTTGATCAATGCGGGCTGTTAGAATCAAGTGGAATAGTAATGAAATTGAACATTTGGACTGTAATGTGTTAACCTTTAGCCTTTGGATTTTACAATAGTTATAGAAGTTTGATAAAATGTCTAAAAGGAGAAGAGCATAGAAAGAATTGATTAAAGTACTTGAAGaaaaagtgtgtgtgtgttcacTTAAGTGAATTTATGTGATTCAGCAGAATCAGTTAGTAATAGATGCAGCTCAATATAGCCCCTTCTTCAACTCCCTTTTCCATTGGATGCCAACCTATTATTGTTTCCATTTTTCTAGCTTCCATGCCTTATCtgatcttttttcctttctcttgtATACATCTTGTGTATATTTGATGCGCCCtttgattttaaatgaaatccgatttcttaaaaaaaaaaaaaaaaaatgaggtttAGAATGTTGAATCATAGCGATGCATTCATACATGATATATAGTTGACTTCTGCATCGTGAAGTAGCAGGATATGCTGTTCAGGGAGCCCCCAACACTCCCAACCCCGAGTGGCGGGTGGGTCTCCCTCTTCTCTTCTTGCTGTGCATGACAGTCCAACCCATTGAAACTCCATGACCTATGCGTTTGGATTGAGCTGCATTGTATTTGAGTACTTAATTGAAATACTGACCTATGCTTTCTTTTGACCATAATGCTTCGCTACTTAGTATGTTCCTTGTTGGACCGATTAAATATATATCCTTGTTGCGTGTTCCATCTTTCTCAATGAGGGTCAGAATTTGATAGATTGATGAATTGCAGGAAGTGATGGCATTGACAAGATATTCTCCCCAAAGCTCAGCAGTGGTGGTAGTGGTGGCAGTATTGGGTTCTCTCCATTACCAAATCTGATCAATGAAAGCCCACGTACAACTTCTTTGGAAGCAACGGTGGCTTACCTAGAGGATGCAGTTTCAGATTCACAGGCCAAATGTGCTGATCTTATTACCGACGTAGGTGGTTCAGAATCTTCCATACAGCATCTTGAGACCATTAAACAACTGAGTCAGAAGCTTGAAAGTATGCAAAGTTTAGTGATGCGGCTACGGACTCAAATTTAATTTGGCCTACTGCGTGCCATTTTAGGCTGTTATATTCTGGGATAAACGGAATCCCAATCATTATAGTTCCCCATTCTTTTTtgtatataacatatatatagaaatccATGCGAGGCTGAAAAGGAAGCTGCTCTTCTGTGTAATGAGAAATTTTGTATTCAAGGATGACTTGCATATTGTATTAATTTAGATTTGGAAGAATATGGTGTTAATGAGAAATTTTGTATTCAAGGATGACTTCCATTCCATATTGTATCAATTTAGATTATGGAGAATATGGCGTTAAGTCATTTACCCCGTCAGTTTCTTCGTTAAAGCACCTCAAAAGTATGGTGACGGTCAACGTGCAATGAATGCTTCCTCATTTTGTAGTCTTCCATTAAGCTACTAAAGATCGATAGCATGACCACTGTGTACTGCCAATTTAAGCGGTTTAAGGAGCAcaaatatgaaatatgcaaCGAACTTATCAGCGTTTGAACCGCACAAAAGTGCTTGTCTTGCGACCTCGCGGTGCCTACTAGGACTGTTTGGTAGCCCCACAGTAGGCTAATAGACGCCCTTGCTATAGGCCTCCAGGGCCATCTGGTAATCCCACGTTGGCGGCCTTGCAATagaaacacttaaaaaattacaaaaactgctcagaatgaaatatatatttcgCATATGGATGACTTTTGGTTTTTAACAAAGTGACAACTTGGCTGAAGTAAAGGTCACCGGTCTCAATTTCTCTAAACAACGGTAGTTTAGACTCTAAACCCCACAAGGTTAGAATAATAACCCTAACCCAATCCAAATTGGGCACCGAAATGTGCATCTTCTAACATTGCCAATAAACCCACTTAGATGCTCAAGAAGTTGCCACTGCATCCCAGCGCCAAATTGTCCCATCTTCACAGCAGCTGAGAATGATGCTGTACACATACAGAAGGGAAATTGCATGTTTCAATATTCGGTACATTTATAAGATCTCAAATAACAATATGTTGAGGCTAAAAGTAATGCATGAAGGGTTCACCTTCCATCAAAGGACACGGCAGTTTGTCTAATTGGAGACTTTGATTGAGCATGAGACAGCCTGAAAGAGGTGAAAGAGTAGGAAAACCTCGTTCATATTGCACAGAAATTGCAACTTTAAACATAaacttcaaccaaaaaaagcaaaaccAACGAACTTTGCAATAAGAACAGGGGGGCTGGATTGCAGTTCCCAAACAAAGATCTTTCCTTCCCTATTCCCTGGTATTAAAGACAATGTAGGATGAGATCACCACGAGTAGATATGCAAAAGCTGGAAGATACAGTGCTCGCGTGAATGCAATTATAAGGAACTATATCAGCAATATTGTGATAGTTCAGAAGTATTTATACAACATCGTATTTTATTGACAATAAATTCCATGAgcatttgtttgtgtgtttatataaatatccaaaaaaaaggaacataaaATGAGGGTCCACTTAGCCTTTTACCTATAGCAGCTGCATTATAATGAAAATCACATGAAAACTTGATGAACCAAATATCGCACTCTGGAACAGGATATTTCTGAAGGATGTCAACTGAACCCTAAAAAGATCATAGCAGCAAAAAGCTGAACTGGGATTattaaaatcaacaaaaatatcCATGAATATAAACTGATATAGATTAGAGACGGACAAATTAGAAGTGCACTAGTTATAAGGAAATTCTAACCTCCCCAGGAGACTGGTCCTTCATTTTAGGTTCCCATAAAACAATTTCATTGTCAACACTCTGGAAACGAAATAATAACATTAATATGAGCATAGATTATATCTACAAGGCATCTAGAAGCAACTCCAGGTTATGATAATTCCTATTATTTTCTATAGGCACATTTGCCAGGCAGATTTCCAGTTCAAGCCAACTCAACTGTCAGCAAGCAGCTTAACTTGCTGATTTTAGTTAGTCAATTAGAAAAGGcaacaaatatttcaaatccTAATGTTTCATCCCATAGAGTATGGTTTTTCCTCAGTTTAAATCAACTTTGATTTAGATTAGAAGCCATACAAACAGTGGATAAAACAATAATTCACCTTTGAGAGGATGAAATCACCAAGCCACCTATTACAATCAACGTAGTTTGAATGAACTGAAGCTATGAACACCTGAAAAGAGTAAGGTGAACTAAGCTACAAAAGGCAGAAATACTTTTAACAGTAACATGGAAGATAGGCTGATACTCACAGGAAACTGAACATATTTTGTAGGGAACTTAGAAGGGAGATCTGTCCATGTGAATGATTTCTCTACGTATGTCCAGAACTCTGAAGCAGGGTTAATTACCAGACAAAGATTTAAAACCTATAAAGCGTTTAACCAGCTAAAATTAGAAACAACTAACCGACCTGCCTGAATATTGAATCAAGCAGGCCAACTCCCAAATGAGAACCTAACCATACCatgtaaaaattttcaattagtCGAGTAAGAATGTTTGAACAGATCGAGTAATACGACGAAAGTGAAATATGATTTAACTGGTTGTTCAATAAATTCTTcatgaataaataaaatcaatgatACCCAAAGCAGAACTTTCTGTGCAAATAGAGCATGTTCTGTGCTCATTGTCTTCTCAACAAGTTTGTCCAACAATTTTGCactcttttcaattaaaaacatttttggaaTAACCAACACTTTTTAGCACTTTAATCCCATGGAGAGGATAGGTATGGCATTCCAAAGGATGTGATCAGTGTCACCCATTACATCCCAGAGCAGCATTAATGGGCTTCACAAAAGATAATATGCATTATATAGATGATCACACTCAATATGATAGGTATTAAGATTATTTGTGATCTTTGTCTACATTTTTCGGTGCTTTTTATTCTGTGATACGTATGCTGTTTTTATTTCATCCCGTCCATTCAACTAGAGGTGTAAAACTGTTcactaaacaaaaaatatccatTCAGGCCGTCCAATGTTCCAATTTTGTTCAataaatgttttcttttctaaaacaaaagttacaagaaaaacaacaatgaTGTCCTACCTTTCATTGACCAGATCTTTACTGTGTTGTCCATGCCACAGCTTGCAATGCGATATATGTCCGAAGGATGGAAATCCTACAGTAACCAACATAATGTAGGAATAATCATTTAAAATCCTTATCTTGCATCATAAGCTATAAATTGAGTTGTGAATAAAGAACTCAAAGCTTTTCACCCTTTATGACATTAAAAGAAGGGGGGTGGgcacataattcttttttatcttctcttaccACACTCAAGACTTCATTACGATGA
This genomic interval from Corylus avellana chromosome ca3, CavTom2PMs-1.0 contains the following:
- the LOC132173804 gene encoding polycomb group protein FIE1, which translates into the protein MAKFALGSEPVVGSLALSKKRDYRVTNRLQEGKRPLYAVVFNFIDSRYFNVFATVGGNRVTVYQCLEGGVIAVLQSYIDEDKDESFYTVSWACNIDGTPFIVAGGINGLIRVIDAGSEKIHKSFVGHGDSVNEIRTQPLKPSLVVSASKDESVRLWNVHTGICILIFSGAGGHRNEVLSVDFHPSDIYRIASCGMDNTVKIWSMKEFWTYVEKSFTWTDLPSKFPTKYVQFPVFIASVHSNYVDCNRWLGDFILSKSVDNEIVLWEPKMKDQSPGEGSVDILQKYPVPECDIWFIKFSCDFHYNAAAIGNREGKIFVWELQSSPPVLIAKLSHAQSKSPIRQTAVSFDGSIILSCCEDGTIWRWDAVATS